The following nucleotide sequence is from Populus trichocarpa isolate Nisqually-1 chromosome 11, P.trichocarpa_v4.1, whole genome shotgun sequence.
AAAATTAATCTATGTCAGATTAAATTTTGAGAGgtaattcaattaattagaccttaaatttggtttttaataatcatgaatttaaattctttcaaaattattaaaaattaatataattattaattttaaaacctataaaattaattaaaatacactcAAACCGCTGGAATAGCCAGACTAATCTTAAAAATCTATAAGGGCTGTTTGTgtctgcgtttcaaaagcgcttttgataaaatttgaaatttttttgtttttttattaacttcaaattaatacgtttttagtgttttcaaatcattttgatgtgctgatgtcaaaaatgatttttaaaaaataaaaaaatatcattaacatgcattttagcacgaaaaactatttgaaaagcaaccgcaaccacattaccaaacaaACCTATGTCAGATTAGATTCATCACATTGTAAATGTTGTAAACTATGCCTGTGTTGACCTTTTCACCTAAACAAGGCCTTTATGAAAAGCGACACCGACAAGAGCAAATAGTATCCTTGGTACCAAACAGAAAGGATAAAATAGCAATTTCTCCTGTAAAAGAGAAATCAAAACATCTCAGTTCCTTCTCGGTGCTTGGCGAGATACAGAGGAAGAGAAGATAACAGTTGTCCTCCCCGCCCCTTTTTCTCGTGGTCTTAGCCTTGGCATCAGAGGACAACAAATCAGATGAATTCACTGTTTTATAGGTCTTCTCGCAAATACTATATATGCATTGTTTacaatgtttttattgttttttttttatttagctcttattgaatcaaattataggctattttttactaatttattaGATGAGGGTgagatgaaagtgaaaaaagtTGAGGGAATGGGAggcttgttcaattttttttgatgaaatatctattttatcCTAAAGAACAAAACCAAGAAACCATGTTATTGGGGCAATTCAGTAACTTTATAATGGTCCATTTGTCATCTCAGAATTTAAAGGTGGCAAAtacatctttttgtttttataatacatAGTTAAATGACCCTTATACCCtcatattcaaatttttaaaaagcttatatttaaggatgtttttatttttttataaacaattaaatgactggcaagccctttttttttttgatttacgtgggatgtccgggtcagcttacgcgcaccacgactattccccacggcccactggacatcctgcaagcccaggagcaagtaaggcaccgcgggggtgacaggcgtgcacatagagggtcgaacccgggacgggggcggaacaagtcacacgattgaccacagcagctagaccctcaagtgccatctgggtttttttaataattatcaagTTGGTTTAGAAACAATtgtgtaatttaatttataaaaaaatattaaaaaagattgttGCACATGCCAACACATGGAGAACCCTCGCATCATTGAGGTGACACGTTTGCGATTGTTGGATGGTGAAACACTATATTTTACGACGATGTTTAAATTGTCTTGGCGACGTCTCTTCAGGGATGCGACTTTTATTGCCAAAGGCTGTCAAATTTGACAATGACAACCCCCCCTCTCTTattcttctttctcctcctcGAAATTTATgcttgttatttaaaattttaggatagTCCCTTTAGTTGAGGACATTTGAgtatcatttcttattttttttatttgtaatttatgtcattgatttgttttcaatttcatatttcaatttaaattttttattgttttgttttttttaaaaatttgtcctggttattttttttccttcaattttttcttttatcttttgtaaactttcaattgttttcaatttcatcatttaataaaaaaatttaatttgttgtttttttttaaaaatttggttctcaattctttatttcttttatggaattcacttttctttttaatttagacATTAAAAAGAAGTGGACACATGTTATCGTCattttttaacccttttttttattattataattggacattatttctttttatttgacattAATTTTCTCTGTTTCTGAacattttttactaaaaaatgtttttaccCGATATGCAGCAGAGCACCTAGATAGTTACAAGTTACTGCTGCTATGGGGACAAACAAAAAGAAGTGGACACACATATCGAGATAGTAATACGTCAAGACAAACAAAAGGGGTCCGTTCACCTTTGTGGTACAAAAGCTTTTATTGAAGAGAATTTACTAAAGAGAGAGTGtaagacaaagaagaaaaaacaatatacaaatAAGCATGCAAATTGCAAACAAGTTTTCTTaacaagtttgtttttttttttttttttttaaataattttttttagtttagattattttgatattaaaaacaaaattttattttttaaaaaatattattttaatatatatttttttaaaaaatacttaaaaaaaatactacattCTAAAAAAGTGGTGCCAGAAGTTTCACGTTTCAAGCGAAGATAGACAGAAACAAAAACAGGTTCTGCTCGGAAGGCCAACTGTGAAGTGAAAGAgctaaaaataaagaacaaaaaagaaagacattACACGTCTGTATAGAGATATAGAGAGAGACTTTCAGAGAGGGAGCGAGAGAGAAATGGTGGGCTCAGGAGGAGCAGATAGGAGCAAAGAAGCTGTTGGGATGATGGCCCTTCATGAGGCCCTTAGAAGCGTCTGTCTCAACTCAGACTGGACTTACTCTGTCTTCTGGACGATTCGTCCTCGCCCGTGTGTATCGTACCTTTTCTGCGCTAAAGTTTCAAACTTTCTATCTCTATAGTACTGTTCAttctgtttctctctctataaattCCTTGCCTTTGAACTGTTTCCTTAAATGGGTAGTCTTTCTTATTTGCAGAAGAGTTAGAAGTGGTAATGGTTGCAAGGTCGGAGATGACAATGGAAGCTTGTgagtttttccttctttccttctttttgatactaaaacaacaaagaaaatgggGAGGACAGTGCACTGTTACTCTAATGAGTCGtgattcttttgtattttttcaagtCCATGACAAAGTTCTCTCAAGTTATAGTTTTGTTacttcatttcttatttttttttcccaaggtTTTTTCTTAGTAACCAAACAGACCATTACTCATTTGCTTCTTGAAACAGAGTTAAAGAAACATGCAGCACTTGATTGTTGACTTGtgtatttaaatatgtttagtCGGTTTGTAAATGGTAATTACAAATGGGTTTTAGGCAATTACTGACATATAATAATTACATATTTAATCAACCTGTAAGTTAATTCTTGGTCCTTCAATATGATTTTAATTCTTGACTAATCGACTTGTGAGATTTGTGAAGGATGTTAATGTGGGAAGATGGGTTTTGCCGGGGAAGAGTTGGAGACTGTTTGGAAGAAATTGATGGAGAGGATCCTGTCAGGAAATCATTCGGCAAAATGTCCATTCAGCTATATAATTATGGAGAAGGGTGGGTACTGGGTAGGtgatattattttggtttaaattctCACTCTCCCTCTCTCTGAATGAAAATCTTCATAACATGGTTAGAGTGCAGAAACTAGGAGATGAAAAACATATGTTGTTCATgcgttttgattgatttttatttcgtTGGAGCAGGTTAATGGGAAAGGTTGCTTCAGATAAGTGTCACAAATGGGTCTTCAAAGAACCTACTGAATGTGAACCAAATATTTCCAACTACTGGCAGAGTTCTTTTGATGCTGTATGCAACAATACCATAAAtctgttttttccttccttttttccttaattagtACCACTAAGAAGTTTGGACTAAAAGTGGTGTTGGGAATTTAATGTCTCCCATTATTATCTAGTTAGATGACACCATATTTAAGATTGATAGTAACCTTCCCTCTTGAATGTTTCAATTGCAGCTTCCTCCGGAATGGACAGATCAATTTGATTCTGGTATTCAGGTCAGCACCAAAAGAGTTTCATTGTACAGTTATTAGGctcatataggttttttttttttttcaattaatttttcccATGTCCAGTACTTAGATTTTGTTCCACATGTATGTTGACCAGACCATTGCTGTCATACAAGCTGGCCATGGCCTTCTGCAACTGGGCTCCAGCAAGATTGTGAGTTCTaaaatttttctattattaatacTTGtcatctaatttcttttttctttttgacaaTTAATTtcgaaaattaatttttcttaaaaatcttTCTTGATTGCCCTTTTCACATGTGCACAGTAGCTATTATTTACTTTATGGAAAAGTTTGATCTCATGAGGGCATCATCATTCATATGTTCAGATACCTGAAGACCTTCATTTTGTACTAAGAATGAGGCATGCATTTGAATCTCTGGGCTACCAATCTGGTTCTTACCTCTCCCAGCTCTTTTCACCTACCAGAAACACTTCCTCTTCTTCATTACCTACTAAGCAATCTGCAATTCCAACCCGCCCACCACCGCCACTTTTCAACTGGAGTCAAAGGCCACTTCCATCTGCTGCTTCTTTGCTGTCTTCACCGAATTTTCAAAACCATGCAGCTAGACTTggatttccacaagccaaagatgAACCCCATATGTTTACCCTTCCCCATTCATCCGAAACCCGAGTGGAAGAGATTACGGGAGAGCATGAAAATGACATCAAATGGCCTAATGGGCTGTCTTTCTTCAATGCTCTCACTGGAAGGGCAGACAATGCCAAGCTTTTGTTTAGCCCTGAGAGCTTAGGAAACAAAGGAGACCAAAATCACCACCCTCTTATCCTTGAAGGGAAGAGTCCAAATCCAAATTCAGATGCTTCAAATATGAATAATTCTGATGTTATGAACCCCAATGAGTTCTTGAGTTTGGATAGCCATCCAGATAGTGCAAGGAAAATGGAAAACAAGTACAAAAGGAGCTTCACTTTTCCTGCAAGAATGACTTCGTCATCTTCTTCGACATCTATTGATCATCATCAGCACCAAGCTGTGGATTACCGGAACCCTGAACCTGGGGTGTATTCAGACATCATGGAGACTTTCTTGGAGTGAAATCGACAAGACTTGTATTAGATGGACAAAGGATGAGAACTTGTATCTAGGAAAACAAAAGGGCTTTCATGCTCCTTTAGTACTGGGATTTTAGAGTTTGTTTTATTATGCTCTTTTACTCTCTGTTTCTGCTATTTAATTCTCAGAACTTCCCAATCATTTGGCTTGCCATGTTATGTCAAGGCCTAAAGCAAAGTGTTGAACGAGAGTCTCCATCCTCTTAACTAAATCCTCGGGCAGGTTTGGACTGATCAGCTAGCTTAGTTATCCAACTTTCTGGGGAGAGGAGGGcaaatatttttgttgggtttgggTCCTTGGGACTTTAGGAGGTTGCCTTGTGCGAAAGCTTTAGGattaattgaacttgaaatgTACAATAGCAGCATTAAAAAacgagatgattttttttggttcggtttggtttttattaaaaaaaataattaaattaatttttttttgtgaaatcaaCATGACTCTTTAAGTGATTGAGAAATCCGATAACCTAAAGTTTTATAACCTAAAGTTTTTTAAGcgtatttgatattgtgatagtttttgcagttataatttaaaaaaacaagttaaaaaaccaataaattatatttatttttataattaatattattttataaaaaaaatacaatgagacttatgcaaaataataaaaccaaatattttcaaaattattatcaaaataaaatacagtttcaaccatagttttgaaacccggaccggcccggcgggtcgacctggGACTCGACCGACCCGGGcatgggaccggtccgggtctaagCAAAAACCCGTCTGGGAATTGGCCCGGTGAAACCCGGTTgacccggcgggtcaacccgggacccggtcgacccgggtaaacccgACTGAGACCCggcctcctttttttttttaatatgtataaagGTCACACGACGTCGTTTTGGCTAAAAGGCCAAAACAACGAGATGAACGATGCACTGAATCAATTAGATATCATAATTTAGCTAATTCACTTATTTTTAAAGCAAGATGTTCATTCAATTCCAATGGAGACTACATCGTCGTTTGGTTCGACTTCTTCTTCGCCTTCGCTTGTGAATTTGCCTCCGATAAGGGTTCACGTGGAGGATGGTGGTGGGGTTAGAGATCAGAAAGTGGTGGGGATCGAGGATCAACTTGCTCAAATGACTGTTGGTGGTGGCCGTGTCGGGCAGAGGCAGGATAAGGGATTTGCGGCTCTGTCATCGCCGCCGCCGATGCCTGTTTGAATTGCGGTGTCGAGTGTGCCTGTTGGCGGTCAAATGGTTGTTGGTGAGTATCAGAATCGGGTTTTCTCTGATGATGAAAGATCCGACCACGGGGTTCCTGTTTGTTATAGAAAGCCGCCGCAGCCACAGCCACAGCCTCAGACGCAGATGCAGACTTTGACTCCCCAGAATCAACAGAGGTCAGGCAGTGGCGGCGGTGCTGCTATTGATTTACCTTCTTCTGATTCAGTTTCAAGGTACTTAATTTGctactcttttttatattattttgagctttatttaataaataaatctgaaTGATCGAGAATGTTTTGCTGGTATTTGTTAGATTGTTAGTTTTCATACTTAGATTGTTAGTTTAAATGggaagaaaatatttgattttgaattgggtTTTGCTGGTATTTGTTGATCGAAAATGTTTTGCTGGTATTTGTTAGATTGTTAGTTTTCAGACTTAGATTATTAGTTTAAATGggaagaaaatatttgattttgaattgggtTTTGCTGGTATTTGTTGATCGAGAATGTTTTCATTCTCCAAATGATAcgcctgtatttttttttgttgacccaggtcaacccatctgacccgtaaCCCGGTCACTAGACCGAGTCaatgaccgggtcgggtttcaaaactatggtttcaACCACACTAACAACCCTAAAtcttattaattcaatttaacttATCAACTTCATTAACTTTGATCATTGATTTAGTGAAAATCTAgttggataaaaattaaaaatttgacttttcaattttttttttatagtctaatCCATATGTTTTAGTTGGGAGATTGGGCTTAAATTTATGTAATGggatttcttattttattttatttttaataggacTTTGGCTCAATTGCTGATTGCGTAGGGTTTTGCTATTTATATTATGTTACATTAGAATGAACTCATcgatgaatgaaaaaaaacacttacagAGTTataatcctcctcctcctttttcttctctctccagCTCCTTtacttcttcttccccttctatCCTCCCTTTCTcccctctttttctttcttcaaatcTATTCTTGTCCCGCATCACCTGCTCAACTCCAAGCCTGCTACACATAGGAGAGGTAACCATGCTTCTTAATTTGAAATCGAAGCACATTAATTGGAAGCCTCTGCTATTCTAGATCATGGCAAGGGAATATAGTAGGGCCTGCTGTttgcaattttataaaaaatgttattgaaGGAAAAGCTGATGTATCTGAGATTAACCAGACATCCTAGTTTTATTTCCAAAGATGTTGAAACCAGAGTATCTGCACCAGTTTCAGCCTATAGGCCTATGTAATGTCAATTTCAAAATCCTAACAAAAATTTTGGTTAATAGCGTTAAATTTCTGATGCCAAAACTGATCTCTATTAATCAGAGTAGGTTTGTGCCTGGAAGACAGATTACTGATAATATAGTGGTGGCTCAGGAAGGAATCCATTCTATGAGAAATCTTAGAGGGAGAAAATGTTATATTGCTATTATAGTGGACCTGGAAAAGGCTTATGATTGTTTGAGACGAGATCTCATAAGAGATACTTTGATGGATGCTAGTTTTCCTACTTAGTTAGTTGATCTTGTGATGAAGTGTATTGAATCGATTCTATGGAATGGAAGCCCATCTCTGAATTTCACTCCCTCAAGAGCGATTAGACAAGGAGCAGATCCTCTCTCCCCATACATATTTGCGTTGTGTTTAGAGAGACTATCTCAGCTTATCAGTAAGGAGGTTGAAGCTGGTTCCTGGAAACCCTTTAAGATCAGTAGAAGAAGCCCTAATATCCATAAGCTATTGAAGTTCAGATGAATTATGTATTACACTATTTGAACTTATTTTGTGATGCTCCGAGGCAGAAAATGAGTGTGGAAATCTACTAATTAACATGTCATTAGCGGGGAGAATCACGCTATTTACtactaaaaaaagttattagcaTCAGATTTTACCAATGAATAATTTCATTGTTAAATTCAATAACAGATTTATAacgaattatatatatatatatatatataaatattagcaACATGTTTGGCAATgaaaaatccgttgctaaaagcAACATAAAATTTACAATAGACTATCcgttgttaattaaaaaaataattatttaaattttaatataaaattaaaaatttacagACCGTTAGATTAACTTTTACGTTATAAAATCTCAACCGTTTATCTCAATTGGTTAATTAATTCTAAACCTGCACCCCC
It contains:
- the LOC7462317 gene encoding protein RICE SALT SENSITIVE 3 yields the protein MVGSGGADRSKEAVGMMALHEALRSVCLNSDWTYSVFWTIRPRPRVRSGNGCKVGDDNGSLMLMWEDGFCRGRVGDCLEEIDGEDPVRKSFGKMSIQLYNYGEGLMGKVASDKCHKWVFKEPTECEPNISNYWQSSFDALPPEWTDQFDSGIQTIAVIQAGHGLLQLGSSKIIPEDLHFVLRMRHAFESLGYQSGSYLSQLFSPTRNTSSSSLPTKQSAIPTRPPPPLFNWSQRPLPSAASLLSSPNFQNHAARLGFPQAKDEPHMFTLPHSSETRVEEITGEHENDIKWPNGLSFFNALTGRADNAKLLFSPESLGNKGDQNHHPLILEGKSPNPNSDASNMNNSDVMNPNEFLSLDSHPDSARKMENKYKRSFTFPARMTSSSSSTSIDHHQHQAVDYRNPEPGVYSDIMETFLE